Proteins co-encoded in one Vibrio aquimaris genomic window:
- a CDS encoding DUF1566 domain-containing protein: protein MNNLKRTTQLTTIAATIILLVGCGSGGAFEGDTNGSNNSGSNSSGSNQGTVNPEARVYEIIIDTGNKEIYSPLQYKVTGKYDDGNEQDITKLVKFEVTNNIVSFDDEGVAMPNTIGRTEVTATLNGVTSDPVTLDVVETLVCGHTTGNPLDKNLGGGIDDDSKSSASGECLKIREVLDSDDPTGPTYKWFTSSPSTALVAKLGYSIQDNSTNTGDSYATSNYEDGNNGPAGYHFASFRQDGDGAVPPSSTGSSNRDAGKDGQAYRWCQKLNTIEFAGKTGWHIPSISELNSLNKYQKTAGSMYDRFGWPATLDYHTWVSGFSKFDSIQLHDSSNPLFVTADEARYVSCVVDL, encoded by the coding sequence ATGAATAATCTTAAACGCACTACACAACTGACTACTATAGCAGCGACCATAATATTATTGGTAGGCTGCGGTTCTGGCGGAGCCTTCGAAGGTGACACTAATGGTTCGAATAACTCAGGCTCTAATAGTTCAGGTTCTAACCAAGGTACGGTTAACCCAGAAGCGCGTGTATACGAAATAATTATAGATACTGGTAACAAGGAAATTTACTCCCCGCTTCAATATAAAGTAACTGGAAAATATGATGACGGTAATGAACAAGACATTACCAAACTGGTCAAATTTGAAGTTACCAATAATATCGTTTCTTTTGACGATGAAGGTGTTGCAATGCCTAATACCATTGGTAGGACTGAAGTTACTGCAACCCTCAATGGTGTAACAAGCGACCCTGTTACTCTTGATGTAGTAGAAACGTTAGTTTGTGGACACACAACAGGCAACCCCCTAGACAAAAACTTGGGCGGTGGTATTGATGATGACAGCAAAAGCTCAGCATCAGGTGAGTGTCTGAAGATAAGAGAAGTACTTGATTCTGACGACCCAACAGGACCAACATATAAGTGGTTTACAAGTTCACCTTCGACAGCACTAGTCGCAAAACTTGGCTATTCTATCCAAGATAACTCGACCAATACGGGTGATAGTTATGCTACATCGAATTATGAAGATGGAAATAATGGTCCAGCTGGATACCACTTTGCAAGTTTTCGTCAAGATGGTGACGGCGCAGTGCCACCGAGTTCTACTGGTTCATCAAATCGAGACGCAGGTAAAGATGGTCAAGCCTACCGTTGGTGTCAAAAACTTAATACAATTGAATTTGCAGGTAAAACAGGATGGCATATTCCTTCAATTAGTGAGTTAAATAGTTTGAATAAATATCAAAAAACAGCAGGTAGTATGTACGACCGTTTTGGCTGGCCGGCTACATTGGATTATCACACGTGGGTCTCAGGCTTCAGCAAATTCGATAGTATTCAATTACATGATTCATCAAACCCACTATTTGTTACGGCAGACGAAGCCAGATATGTTTCTTGTGTGGTCGATTTATAA
- the nagK gene encoding N-acetylglucosamine kinase, translated as MFYGFDVGGTKIEFGAFNDQLERVATERVATPTDDYQLLISTIAELVEKYDRKFGYKGSIGLGIPGMEYADDQTVLTVNIPSANGKPLRKDLEARIGRQIKIENDANCFALSEAWDKSLEEEESVLGLILGTGFGGGIVHDGKVLSGRNHVAGEVGHTRLPLDAWLFLGENAPLFDCGCGKSGCLDNYLSGRGFELLYTHYYGEEKKAIDIISAYQSGESKAAEHVERFMELLAICLANIFTANDPHVVVLGGGLSNFEAIYQEMPKRIPNYLMSVAKCPKIMKAKYGDSGGVRGAAFLNIK; from the coding sequence ATGTTCTACGGTTTTGATGTTGGAGGTACAAAAATTGAGTTTGGTGCTTTTAACGATCAACTGGAGCGTGTTGCAACTGAACGCGTTGCTACACCGACAGATGACTATCAGTTGCTTATCAGTACCATTGCAGAGCTGGTTGAGAAATACGATAGGAAATTTGGGTACAAAGGCAGTATCGGACTTGGGATCCCAGGAATGGAGTATGCCGATGACCAAACGGTGTTAACTGTTAATATTCCATCCGCAAACGGTAAACCACTGCGTAAGGATTTGGAAGCGAGAATCGGTCGTCAAATTAAAATAGAAAATGACGCCAACTGTTTTGCTCTATCCGAAGCTTGGGACAAAAGCCTTGAGGAAGAAGAATCCGTTCTTGGGCTTATTCTCGGTACTGGGTTTGGTGGTGGTATAGTACATGACGGTAAGGTGTTGTCTGGCCGAAACCATGTGGCCGGAGAAGTAGGGCATACGCGACTGCCTCTCGATGCTTGGCTTTTTCTCGGAGAAAATGCACCTTTATTTGACTGTGGATGTGGTAAAAGCGGTTGTTTAGACAACTACCTATCTGGACGCGGCTTTGAGTTACTCTATACGCACTATTACGGTGAAGAAAAAAAAGCGATTGATATTATCAGTGCATATCAGAGTGGAGAAAGTAAAGCAGCAGAGCATGTAGAACGCTTTATGGAATTGTTGGCGATTTGTTTAGCTAATATTTTTACTGCTAATGATCCCCATGTTGTTGTTTTAGGCGGTGGGCTATCGAACTTTGAGGCAATATACCAAGAAATGCCCAAACGCATTCCTAATTACCTGATGTCGGTTGCTAAATGCCCCAAAATTATGAAAGCTAAGTACGGTGATTCAGGTGGTGTTCGCGGTGCCGCCTTCCTAAATATAAAGTAA
- a CDS encoding tRNA-uridine aminocarboxypropyltransferase, translating into MRIHAYHHLYEQRLLSSTRAYQARGSKVKRCSFCQVEHTLCLCPYQPNVDTDVAVLLLFSSNEVFKPSNTGRLILDTVKEGYAYQWSRTEPNQEMLDLLINPLYQPLVVFPQDYVESKYRIIRDENIGQLSDNKRKPLLIFLDGSWREARRMFRKSPYLDNLPVLSISPQSLSQYVMRRSDNDQHLATAEVASVVLEQLGEHSAARTLAVWFDAFKESYLMSKSQTKSDIQRPKLQYYLSDENV; encoded by the coding sequence ATGAGAATCCACGCGTATCATCATTTGTATGAACAGCGTTTGTTATCTTCCACTCGGGCGTATCAAGCTAGGGGTAGCAAGGTTAAACGATGCTCATTTTGTCAAGTAGAGCACACCCTCTGTCTATGTCCCTATCAGCCTAATGTCGACACAGATGTTGCCGTGCTTTTGCTCTTTTCAAGTAATGAAGTGTTCAAGCCAAGCAATACAGGGCGCTTAATCCTTGATACGGTAAAAGAAGGGTATGCGTATCAATGGAGCCGTACAGAGCCAAATCAGGAGATGTTGGATCTTCTGATTAATCCTTTATACCAGCCGTTAGTGGTGTTTCCACAAGACTATGTAGAATCAAAATATCGCATCATCAGGGATGAAAATATAGGGCAGTTAAGTGATAACAAGAGAAAGCCATTACTTATTTTTTTAGATGGAAGCTGGAGAGAGGCGAGACGAATGTTTAGAAAATCTCCTTACTTAGATAACCTACCAGTGCTTTCAATTTCGCCGCAGTCACTTTCGCAGTATGTAATGAGGCGTAGTGATAATGATCAGCATCTTGCCACGGCGGAAGTCGCGAGTGTTGTATTAGAGCAATTGGGAGAACATTCGGCAGCCAGAACATTAGCAGTATGGTTTGATGCCTTTAAAGAAAGCTATTTGATGAGTAAAAGTCAAACAAAGTCAGATATACAAAGGCCGAAACTACAATATTACCTTAGTGATGAGAACGTATGA
- a CDS encoding sterol desaturase family protein: MDTPDTIRLSIFVVVLILCALWESKKPRRALSQSKKFRWLNNLGLVSFNSLCLTIFMPVLAFDVAVTAQAHQWGVLQYLQLPTFAEFILCLVILDFVIYSQHIVFHKVPWLWRLHRMHHSDQDIDVTTGTRFHPIEIIISMWIKIFTVIAFGISPIAVVCFEIILNASAMFNHSNAHLPKKVDFLMRKIIVTPDMHRVHHSQNLSETHSNFGFFLSIWDKWFNTHIPQPELGHEKMGIGVSIFQTTNEQRIDKMLTQPFRNG; encoded by the coding sequence ATGGACACCCCAGATACTATTCGGCTGAGTATATTCGTTGTCGTTTTAATACTCTGTGCTCTATGGGAGTCGAAGAAACCTAGGAGAGCGCTAAGCCAAAGTAAAAAGTTTAGATGGTTAAACAACCTTGGCCTAGTGTCATTTAATTCTCTATGCCTAACCATATTTATGCCTGTCCTTGCCTTTGATGTCGCCGTTACCGCACAAGCACATCAGTGGGGAGTATTGCAGTATCTACAATTACCAACATTTGCTGAGTTTATCCTATGCCTAGTGATACTTGATTTCGTAATCTATTCCCAACATATTGTTTTTCATAAAGTGCCTTGGTTATGGAGGCTACACAGAATGCATCATAGCGATCAAGATATTGATGTGACAACCGGTACTCGGTTTCATCCAATAGAAATAATCATTTCGATGTGGATTAAGATTTTCACAGTGATCGCCTTTGGCATCTCCCCCATTGCTGTCGTGTGTTTTGAAATCATACTCAATGCCAGCGCTATGTTTAATCATAGTAATGCTCACCTACCAAAAAAGGTGGACTTCTTAATGCGTAAAATCATTGTCACGCCCGATATGCACCGAGTACATCACTCGCAAAATTTAAGCGAAACCCACTCTAATTTTGGCTTTTTTTTGTCTATTTGGGACAAATGGTTTAATACCCATATTCCTCAACCAGAGTTAGGTCATGAGAAAATGGGGATTGGCGTATCAATATTTCAAACAACAAATGAGCAAAGAATTGATAAAATGCTCACCCAACCATTCAGAAACGGATAA
- a CDS encoding C40 family peptidase, with amino-acid sequence MTNMDSLIKRLAPITFMIIMLGCTSPTKNEHLIDTNSGSLSSSITSELEHNLLSFYRDWAGVPYQFGGNSRYGIDCSAFVQKTYSNVLNVRLPRTTDMQVKVGQRIEYRNALVGDLVFFKTSPSVRHVGVYIGQKRFVHASTSKGVIVSRLDNPYWASKFWHFRRVYSTPDTALN; translated from the coding sequence ATGACTAACATGGATAGTTTGATAAAGCGCTTAGCACCAATAACATTCATGATCATCATGTTAGGGTGCACATCGCCTACAAAAAACGAGCATCTAATCGATACCAACTCTGGTTCATTGAGTTCTTCAATCACAAGTGAACTGGAACATAATCTGCTTAGTTTTTATAGAGATTGGGCTGGCGTTCCCTATCAATTTGGAGGAAACAGTCGATATGGTATAGATTGTTCTGCTTTTGTCCAAAAAACCTATTCAAACGTGTTGAACGTACGTTTACCAAGAACAACAGACATGCAGGTTAAAGTGGGACAGCGAATAGAATACAGAAATGCACTAGTTGGAGATTTGGTGTTTTTCAAAACTTCACCCTCTGTACGCCATGTCGGGGTTTATATTGGTCAAAAGCGTTTTGTACATGCATCAACATCAAAAGGCGTCATTGTCTCCAGATTAGACAACCCTTATTGGGCTTCAAAGTTCTGGCATTTCAGACGAGTCTATTCAACACCAGACACCGCTTTGAACTAA
- a CDS encoding DUF3802 family protein, whose translation MVVETDGYLALIEHLAFNLDIFSSEDGDIGAESIEDVVTDMVASNIMTIFEQNPELHSTVRFQLLKEVDSVVEDLSEVLAGVWSKPATNEQITFLDELIALLKNLFDSAVAKYD comes from the coding sequence GTGGTTGTTGAAACCGATGGTTACCTTGCACTAATTGAACACTTGGCTTTTAACCTCGACATTTTCTCGTCAGAAGATGGGGACATTGGCGCAGAGAGTATCGAAGATGTGGTGACTGACATGGTAGCTAGCAACATTATGACCATTTTTGAGCAGAATCCAGAGCTCCATTCTACGGTGCGCTTCCAGCTGTTAAAAGAGGTCGACTCTGTTGTCGAGGATTTGAGCGAAGTGCTCGCTGGTGTTTGGTCAAAACCCGCCACAAATGAACAAATTACGTTTCTTGACGAACTTATCGCCCTTCTAAAAAATTTATTTGATTCCGCGGTAGCAAAATACGATTGA
- a CDS encoding fructosamine kinase family protein: MWQAIADQLSETLMFSFNIVEKSPIHGGDINNCYMISDGEQRYFVKINQRDFYSNFEIEADNIHTLRQSKSVLIPEHILTGKSKDHAFLILNYFPTKPLDDADNSYRFGQQLATLHQWGEQKEYGFDQDNYIGATLQPNKWDKKWSRFFAEQRIGWQLQLMKEKGITLVDIGEFTHLIQDRLAGHQPRPSLLHGDLWSGNVATSPFGPICYDPACYWGDRECDLAMTELFSKFHPDFYLGYETIFSVGSGYEERKDIYNLYHLLNHYNQFGGSYLAQCESSISRILSY, from the coding sequence ATGTGGCAAGCTATTGCAGATCAATTGTCCGAGACACTTATGTTTTCTTTTAATATTGTCGAAAAGAGCCCCATTCATGGAGGAGACATAAACAATTGCTACATGATAAGTGATGGCGAGCAGAGATATTTTGTAAAAATTAACCAAAGAGACTTCTACTCAAATTTCGAAATTGAAGCAGACAATATCCACACTCTGAGGCAAAGTAAGAGTGTTTTAATCCCTGAACATATATTAACCGGAAAATCTAAGGATCACGCTTTTCTCATCCTCAATTATTTTCCAACGAAACCTTTGGATGATGCTGATAATAGTTACAGATTTGGTCAACAGCTTGCGACCCTTCATCAATGGGGAGAACAAAAGGAGTATGGCTTTGATCAAGATAACTACATAGGCGCTACTTTGCAGCCCAATAAGTGGGATAAGAAATGGAGCCGATTCTTCGCTGAGCAACGCATTGGCTGGCAGCTTCAGCTTATGAAGGAAAAAGGTATAACACTTGTAGACATTGGGGAGTTTACCCATCTAATCCAAGATAGACTGGCAGGTCATCAGCCTCGACCCTCTCTTCTACATGGTGATCTTTGGAGCGGTAATGTTGCGACATCACCATTTGGTCCAATTTGCTATGACCCAGCATGTTATTGGGGGGATAGAGAATGTGATTTGGCGATGACTGAACTCTTTTCTAAATTTCACCCAGACTTTTATCTGGGTTATGAAACTATTTTCTCTGTCGGTTCGGGTTATGAAGAACGAAAAGATATTTACAACCTCTATCACCTATTAAACCATTACAATCAGTTTGGCGGATCTTATTTGGCTCAATGTGAGTCGTCAATAAGTCGCATACTCTCTTACTAA
- a CDS encoding CPXCG motif-containing cysteine-rich protein, whose protein sequence is MRQPTEKRVSCPHCGHSISISLDTSNGSQDFYEDCLACCHTIHLGMVINEEFDRVELSIDADDEQIF, encoded by the coding sequence ATGCGTCAACCTACCGAAAAAAGAGTATCTTGTCCTCATTGTGGACATTCCATCAGTATCAGCTTAGATACGAGTAATGGAAGTCAGGACTTTTACGAAGACTGTCTTGCATGCTGCCATACCATTCATCTAGGCATGGTGATAAACGAAGAGTTTGATAGGGTTGAGCTATCTATCGATGCCGACGATGAACAGATCTTTTAG
- a CDS encoding MATE family efflux transporter produces MHLYKKEIIKLIKLSTPVLIASVAQTGMGFVDTVMAGGVSAIDMAAVSIASSIWLPSILFGVGLLMALVPVVAQLNGSGRQVKIPFEIQQGGILAIVISIPIIAVLFQTPRIMEWMDVEALMANKTEGYMHAVIFAVPAFLLFQALRSFTDGMSLTQPAMVIGFIGLIFNIPLNWVFVYGKFGAPALGGVGCGVATTIVYWIMFFLLLAYVITSKRVAHIRLFDRFYRPHLPSLKRLFKLGFPVAAALFFEVTLFAVVAILVAPLGSLVVAAHQVAMNFSSLIFMLPMSIGAATSIRVGHNLGEGNVQGATIASHVAIGLSVVLALVTAFLTVSCREFIALLYTDNRAVITIAMQLLLFAALYQVTDAVQVVAAGALRGYKDMAAIFNRTFIAYWILGLPMGYLLGMTNWIVEPMGAKGFWIGFIIGLSSAAFMLGIRLHWMHKQPDNVQLSFAEK; encoded by the coding sequence GTGCATCTCTACAAGAAAGAAATCATTAAGCTTATTAAGTTATCAACCCCTGTATTGATTGCCTCTGTCGCACAAACAGGTATGGGATTTGTTGATACTGTGATGGCTGGTGGAGTAAGTGCGATTGATATGGCTGCCGTATCAATCGCTTCAAGCATTTGGCTACCTTCGATTTTATTCGGTGTAGGACTGCTAATGGCTCTAGTTCCTGTAGTTGCGCAACTTAATGGCTCTGGACGACAAGTGAAAATCCCCTTTGAGATTCAGCAAGGAGGTATCTTAGCTATCGTGATTTCTATACCTATCATTGCGGTTTTATTTCAAACACCAAGGATCATGGAGTGGATGGATGTCGAAGCGCTAATGGCAAATAAGACCGAAGGTTACATGCATGCTGTTATATTTGCCGTCCCTGCATTCCTATTATTTCAAGCTCTGCGTAGTTTCACTGATGGCATGTCATTAACCCAGCCTGCAATGGTGATAGGATTTATTGGTCTCATCTTTAATATCCCTCTAAATTGGGTATTTGTTTATGGAAAATTCGGCGCTCCAGCATTAGGCGGAGTAGGATGTGGGGTAGCAACTACGATTGTTTATTGGATAATGTTTTTTCTATTACTTGCTTACGTCATTACATCCAAAAGAGTCGCGCACATTCGCTTATTTGATCGCTTCTATAGACCTCACTTGCCGTCACTAAAACGACTATTCAAACTCGGATTTCCGGTTGCTGCCGCACTCTTTTTCGAGGTCACGTTATTCGCGGTTGTGGCAATACTCGTTGCTCCGCTGGGCTCTCTCGTTGTCGCAGCGCATCAAGTTGCAATGAACTTTTCCTCACTTATCTTCATGCTGCCTATGAGCATAGGTGCGGCAACCAGTATCCGTGTAGGTCATAACTTGGGAGAAGGTAATGTCCAAGGCGCTACTATAGCCTCACATGTCGCTATTGGGTTATCAGTCGTACTGGCTCTCGTCACCGCTTTTTTGACGGTATCATGTCGTGAATTCATTGCTCTACTCTATACCGACAACCGAGCTGTAATCACAATTGCAATGCAATTGTTGTTGTTTGCAGCACTTTATCAAGTTACTGACGCGGTTCAAGTCGTCGCTGCGGGTGCATTACGCGGATACAAGGATATGGCGGCTATCTTCAATCGCACTTTTATTGCTTATTGGATATTGGGCCTACCTATGGGTTATCTTCTCGGCATGACAAACTGGATTGTGGAACCTATGGGAGCAAAAGGCTTCTGGATTGGCTTTATCATTGGCTTATCTTCAGCCGCATTTATGCTGGGAATTAGGCTACACTGGATGCACAAACAGCCCGACAACGTTCAGTTAAGTTTTGCAGAGAAGTGA
- a CDS encoding DUF3080 family protein gives MDQTIETYIARIASIQDRPAYNLPQSQNVTLPIKRKVLIDIPTTSIGLLDSYELRKCGLFSLIAERNSILGKVQDQFRNYDYQIALVRGLSTCIKSPNLSKELQSQLTEIHKQKSAELPLHLSNLLYSSEAMRNQLQSSSPLAIDGPRESTVILKAVQSINKALSETNQIDNSAEVTFLTPYQETLDKYDVIGQLSYSMRNISQMLPIVTRQLKQYDNLIKCEKNRDRTQFKYLKNIFNKFFIGEVQPYIAKVNSVYYDLEPYLSFAEIGHPEYQYPIKKYHQAFREATLSHVEYWQTLFKRCGSGPNKL, from the coding sequence ATGGACCAAACCATAGAAACCTATATAGCTCGTATTGCTAGCATACAAGATCGCCCAGCCTATAACTTACCCCAAAGCCAAAATGTAACATTGCCCATAAAAAGAAAAGTACTGATTGATATTCCCACAACCAGTATTGGCTTACTTGATAGTTATGAGCTAAGAAAATGTGGCTTGTTTTCCCTAATAGCAGAGCGCAACTCAATTCTCGGAAAGGTACAAGATCAATTTCGCAATTATGATTACCAGATAGCACTAGTGCGTGGTCTCAGTACTTGTATAAAAAGTCCTAACTTGTCAAAAGAGTTACAATCTCAATTAACCGAAATTCACAAGCAAAAATCAGCAGAGCTCCCACTGCACCTATCTAACCTTCTCTATAGTAGTGAAGCAATGAGGAATCAGTTACAATCTTCTTCACCTCTAGCTATCGATGGGCCAAGAGAAAGTACCGTAATATTAAAGGCCGTCCAAAGTATAAATAAAGCCCTTTCAGAAACGAACCAGATTGATAATTCGGCAGAGGTAACATTTCTTACCCCGTATCAAGAAACTTTGGATAAGTATGACGTTATTGGTCAGCTCAGCTACTCAATGCGGAACATCAGCCAGATGCTCCCAATCGTGACAAGGCAGCTCAAACAGTATGACAATTTGATCAAATGCGAAAAAAACCGAGATAGAACTCAATTTAAGTATTTAAAAAACATTTTTAACAAGTTTTTCATTGGCGAAGTTCAACCTTATATAGCTAAGGTGAACAGCGTATACTACGATCTTGAACCCTACCTCAGCTTTGCAGAAATAGGTCATCCAGAATACCAATACCCGATCAAAAAATACCATCAAGCTTTTAGAGAGGCCACTTTATCTCATGTTGAATATTGGCAAACGCTTTTCAAACGCTGTGGTTCTGGCCCTAATAAGTTGTAG